The following coding sequences lie in one Rutidosis leptorrhynchoides isolate AG116_Rl617_1_P2 chromosome 4, CSIRO_AGI_Rlap_v1, whole genome shotgun sequence genomic window:
- the LOC139844079 gene encoding cyclin-dependent kinases regulatory subunit 1-like: protein MGQIQYSDKYFDDTFEYRHVVLPSEVAKLLPKNRLLSETEWRAIGVQQSRGWVHYAIHRPEPHIMLFRRPLNYQQNQEN, encoded by the exons ATGGGCCAGATCCAATACTCCGATAAGTATTTCGATGATACGTTTGAATACAG GCATGTTGTTCTTCCATCAGAAGTTGCGAAGCTTTTACCTAAAAATCGGCTATTATCTGAG ACTGAATGGCGTGCAATTGGAGTGCAACAGAGTCGAGGATGGGTGCATTATGCCATCCACCGACCAGAGCCACATATCATGTTGTTCAGGCGGCCACTCAACTATCAACAGAACCAAGAGAACTAG